From Acinetobacter sp. ASP199, the proteins below share one genomic window:
- a CDS encoding DNA/RNA non-specific endonuclease, whose protein sequence is MAKKQRIKKNPVFQFLNENTVKIILGVVASGSFAIAFGQEKISQWVSLSSPSNSACLDQFYRDVPPYLMKESLKKNSYALCFNGFNVMYSGVSKTPLWVAELLTPARLSQKIPREDSFHEEKRVSSAHRATLADYRGTGYDRGHMAPNADMPTKQAQFDSFSLANMVPQAPKNNQQVWRELEEATRAVVTKQKQDVYIVTGPVYSAKKLETIGKGVIVPNATYKAVYMPKTGAAGVYYVDNNLKNPAPKVQIISVCALEELVNINIFPQLTEEQKRNTYKLPLKASEVKANKPITYANWDAESQCAEDVSKSELQALQDEFKRSGGSSMSVSENTSTPEGSTNDAPGNNDPQGALINQLLEAILQFILQLLK, encoded by the coding sequence ATGGCCAAGAAGCAACGTATCAAAAAAAATCCTGTCTTTCAGTTTCTTAACGAAAATACTGTAAAAATTATCTTGGGTGTGGTGGCATCGGGTAGTTTCGCGATTGCCTTTGGTCAGGAAAAAATCAGCCAGTGGGTATCGCTGTCGTCACCGTCAAATTCTGCCTGTCTGGATCAGTTCTACCGGGATGTACCACCTTACTTAATGAAGGAAAGCTTGAAAAAGAACAGCTATGCACTGTGCTTTAACGGCTTTAATGTCATGTATTCTGGCGTATCCAAAACCCCATTATGGGTCGCAGAATTACTGACGCCAGCTCGCCTGAGTCAGAAAATTCCACGTGAAGACAGCTTCCATGAGGAAAAACGTGTCAGTTCGGCACATCGTGCGACTTTGGCTGACTATCGCGGTACTGGCTATGACCGTGGACATATGGCACCCAATGCCGATATGCCGACCAAGCAGGCGCAGTTTGATAGTTTCTCTTTAGCCAACATGGTACCGCAAGCACCGAAGAACAATCAGCAGGTGTGGCGTGAGCTGGAAGAAGCTACCCGGGCTGTGGTGACCAAACAGAAACAGGATGTCTACATCGTGACTGGGCCGGTCTATAGCGCGAAAAAGCTGGAGACGATCGGTAAGGGCGTGATCGTACCGAATGCGACCTATAAAGCGGTATATATGCCGAAAACTGGTGCAGCCGGGGTGTATTATGTCGATAACAACCTGAAAAACCCGGCACCAAAAGTTCAGATCATCAGTGTCTGTGCCTTGGAAGAACTGGTTAATATCAACATCTTCCCGCAACTGACTGAAGAGCAAAAACGTAATACCTATAAGCTGCCTTTAAAGGCCAGTGAGGTGAAGGCCAATAAGCCAATCACCTATGCAAACTGGGATGCAGAAAGCCAGTGCGCCGAAGATGTATCCAAGAGTGAGCTGCAAGCATTACAAGATGAATTCAAACGTTCCGGTGGTAGTAGCATGTCTGTGAGCGAGAATACTTCAACACCCGAGGGTTCTACTAATGACGCACCAGGCAATAATGATCCGCAAGGGGCATTAATCAATCAGTTGTTGGAAGCAATACTACAGTTCATTTTGCAGCTGTTGAAATAA
- a CDS encoding AraC family transcriptional regulator: MHSIQDDAGTVYGGLGHLLLEFYQSKQLPIPEKLLSIQEVERFDFSLWRDLLIQLQQKLQTPALGLEIANFVQPRHLGIVAYLVLSCETLGEALMRYHDYHRLVYDGSPLEVRVENDVLSIAWAEIPFNLMTQLTDEVAMALMLKILRSLMAIDDIHLHEVHFKYPANKYINLYEQYFQCKVRFNQSQSIIFLHVSELAKPLRQGDQTLQKLLKQQAEALLEKLPNTSQADQRIQQAILAGLQKNMFQIEHIARQLHWSVRQLQRHLQKQGKTYQQRMQEIRFMLAQQYLKDENLSLHEISLLLGYSEQSAFQRAFKQWSSETPQQWRSNYLENKTQEKTLDHPIEENLNPQYQI; the protein is encoded by the coding sequence ATGCACAGCATACAGGACGATGCAGGCACGGTTTATGGTGGGCTAGGACATTTATTGCTGGAGTTCTATCAGTCCAAACAACTCCCCATTCCAGAAAAACTGCTCTCTATACAGGAAGTTGAACGCTTTGACTTTAGCCTCTGGCGTGATCTGCTCATACAGTTACAACAAAAGTTGCAAACCCCGGCTTTAGGACTTGAAATCGCCAACTTTGTACAACCCCGACATCTCGGAATAGTGGCCTATCTTGTCCTGTCTTGTGAGACCTTGGGTGAAGCCCTAATGCGCTATCATGATTATCATCGCTTGGTCTATGACGGTAGTCCTCTGGAAGTCCGGGTAGAAAATGACGTTCTGTCGATTGCCTGGGCGGAGATTCCCTTTAACCTGATGACTCAGTTGACTGATGAAGTGGCTATGGCATTGATGCTGAAAATTTTGCGTTCACTGATGGCCATCGATGACATTCACTTGCATGAAGTGCATTTCAAATATCCGGCAAATAAATATATCAATCTATATGAGCAGTATTTTCAGTGCAAAGTGCGTTTTAACCAGTCTCAAAGTATAATTTTTCTTCATGTCTCTGAACTGGCCAAGCCACTACGCCAAGGTGATCAGACCCTGCAGAAGCTATTAAAACAACAGGCAGAAGCCTTACTGGAAAAACTGCCAAATACTTCCCAGGCAGATCAACGTATTCAACAAGCGATCTTGGCTGGATTACAGAAGAATATGTTCCAGATTGAGCATATTGCCCGGCAGTTGCACTGGTCGGTTCGGCAGTTGCAGCGGCATTTGCAAAAACAGGGCAAAACCTATCAGCAGCGGATGCAGGAAATCCGTTTTATGCTGGCTCAGCAATATCTGAAAGATGAAAATCTAAGCCTGCACGAGATTTCCCTGTTATTGGGCTATTCTGAACAAAGCGCCTTCCAGCGTGCCTTTAAGCAGTGGAGCAGTGAGACACCGCAACAGTGGCGCTCAAACTATCTGGAAAATAAAACCCAGGAAAAAACTTTAGATCACCCGATAGAGGAAAACCTGAATCCCCAATATCAAATTTAG
- the hisF gene encoding imidazole glycerol phosphate synthase subunit HisF: MLAKRIIPCLDVDNGRVVKGVQFLDIRDAGDPVEVARRYNEQGADEITFLDITATHHGRDTTYRTVERMAESVFVPLTVGGGVRKVEDIRLLLNAGADKVSINSAAIYNPEFVQEASQRFGAQCIVVAIDAKKTGENKWEIFTHGGRKETGIDAIEWAVKMADYGAGELLVTSMDADGTKAGYDLALMRTINDHVNIPTIASGGVGNLQHLADGILKGGADAVLAASIFHFGQHTIPEAKAYLAAQGIEMRL; the protein is encoded by the coding sequence ATGCTAGCTAAACGTATTATTCCTTGCCTCGACGTTGATAATGGTCGTGTGGTCAAGGGTGTTCAGTTCCTTGATATTCGTGATGCGGGCGACCCGGTCGAAGTGGCGCGTCGCTATAATGAACAAGGTGCCGATGAAATTACTTTCCTTGATATTACCGCTACACATCATGGACGTGACACCACTTATCGTACTGTAGAGCGTATGGCCGAATCTGTATTCGTACCGTTAACTGTTGGTGGTGGTGTCCGTAAAGTTGAAGATATCCGTTTACTGCTCAATGCCGGTGCGGACAAAGTCAGCATTAACTCAGCAGCCATTTATAATCCTGAATTCGTACAGGAAGCTTCTCAGCGTTTTGGTGCTCAGTGTATCGTGGTTGCAATTGATGCCAAGAAAACCGGCGAGAATAAATGGGAAATCTTTACTCACGGTGGCCGTAAGGAAACCGGTATTGATGCGATTGAATGGGCCGTAAAAATGGCGGACTATGGTGCAGGTGAACTGTTAGTAACATCGATGGATGCTGATGGCACCAAAGCGGGCTATGACCTGGCACTCATGCGTACCATTAATGACCACGTTAATATTCCAACAATTGCCTCGGGCGGTGTTGGTAACCTGCAACATCTGGCTGACGGAATTCTAAAAGGCGGTGCAGATGCTGTACTTGCAGCCTCAATCTTCCACTTTGGCCAGCATACCATTCCAGAAGCAAAAGCTTATCTGGCAGCACAAGGTATTGAAATGCGTCTTTAA
- a CDS encoding homoserine kinase yields MSVYTTLTLKEVQDFAAPYGLKAIDLIPIQGGIQNTNYFLVCEDQQYVLTVFEDMDEKAAGELVPVLGHLGQAGVAVPVPLSHSGKAIHSIKGKPAQIAPRMLGEHPMPATTAQAEAIAIAQAKMHVALKDFYLEREFVRDHDYWYAVAQEIKPTLNVADKVLLGKLLGLYEALTAVYTDRPRGFIHSDLFRDNTLFEGDQLNGILDFYELNKDELLFDIAITLNDFCTDYPAVTLNEERAVAFLKAYESVRPLTDDEKACLQLYLAMAAGRFWMMRLQVAQKNAAEGRTGNDILQKNPEEMRNMLIERLKFVTA; encoded by the coding sequence ATGTCGGTTTATACCACTTTGACTTTAAAGGAAGTTCAGGATTTTGCAGCACCTTATGGTCTGAAGGCGATTGATCTGATTCCCATTCAAGGAGGTATCCAGAACACCAACTACTTTCTGGTATGTGAAGACCAGCAATACGTATTGACTGTATTCGAGGACATGGATGAAAAGGCCGCTGGTGAACTGGTTCCCGTGCTTGGGCATCTAGGACAGGCAGGCGTTGCTGTGCCTGTGCCATTATCGCATTCAGGCAAGGCCATTCATAGCATCAAGGGTAAGCCAGCGCAGATCGCGCCACGGATGCTGGGCGAACATCCTATGCCAGCGACGACTGCTCAGGCAGAAGCCATTGCCATTGCCCAGGCCAAAATGCATGTGGCACTGAAGGATTTTTATCTGGAACGTGAATTCGTGCGTGACCATGACTACTGGTACGCCGTAGCACAGGAGATCAAACCGACTCTGAATGTGGCAGATAAAGTTCTGTTAGGAAAACTGCTTGGTCTGTATGAAGCGCTGACTGCTGTTTATACTGATCGTCCACGTGGCTTTATTCACTCAGATCTGTTCCGTGACAATACTTTGTTTGAAGGTGATCAGCTCAACGGAATTCTGGATTTTTATGAACTGAATAAAGATGAATTGCTGTTTGATATTGCTATTACCTTGAATGACTTTTGTACGGATTATCCGGCAGTGACCTTGAATGAGGAGCGTGCAGTTGCTTTTCTGAAGGCTTATGAAAGTGTACGTCCGTTGACTGACGATGAAAAAGCCTGTTTACAGCTTTACCTGGCGATGGCAGCCGGTCGTTTCTGGATGATGCGTTTACAAGTGGCACAGAAAAATGCGGCTGAAGGTCGTACTGGAAACGATATCCTACAAAAGAATCCGGAAGAAATGCGTAATATGTTGATCGAACGACTTAAGTTTGTCACCGCCTAA
- a CDS encoding DUF1294 domain-containing protein, protein MRDQGRLVEWFDEKGYGFIQPNDANKERVFLHIKDFARPGPRPIVGCALDYAVILDGQGRYRAQQVTYLKAAQIKALPAKQKTAIKNKKEKLQPMQILCVGYILVLVVLSFSGLLSGMVVLLISLMNVLSYWLYAQDKEAAQLGNRRIPENTLHLVAFLGGWPAAWLAQQRLRHKTQKQPFRQIYFCTIVFNIILILWLISPLNSLRI, encoded by the coding sequence ATGCGTGATCAAGGGCGTTTGGTGGAATGGTTTGATGAAAAAGGCTATGGCTTTATTCAGCCCAATGATGCTAACAAGGAACGTGTGTTTCTGCACATTAAAGACTTTGCACGCCCTGGTCCACGCCCGATTGTGGGCTGTGCCCTAGATTACGCAGTGATTCTGGACGGGCAGGGGCGTTATCGTGCTCAGCAGGTGACTTATCTCAAAGCTGCCCAGATCAAGGCTTTGCCAGCTAAACAGAAAACAGCCATAAAGAACAAAAAAGAAAAGTTGCAGCCGATGCAAATCCTCTGTGTGGGATATATTCTGGTGCTTGTGGTGTTAAGCTTCAGTGGCCTGTTGAGCGGGATGGTAGTGTTGCTGATCAGCCTGATGAATGTGCTGAGTTACTGGCTTTATGCACAAGATAAGGAAGCAGCCCAACTGGGCAATCGCCGTATTCCTGAAAATACGCTGCATCTGGTAGCCTTTCTGGGAGGATGGCCGGCAGCCTGGCTGGCGCAACAAAGACTGAGACATAAAACACAAAAACAACCATTCCGTCAGATTTATTTTTGTACCATAGTCTTTAACATCATTTTGATTCTATGGCTTATTTCCCCTTTAAACAGCTTAAGGATTTAG
- a CDS encoding helix-turn-helix domain-containing protein, with protein MPKYSLETKKAALQMYKKTDYKVAVCKEFGISRVTLDAWIRLEEETGDVLPKPAKNRGAPGHIKDWNEFQAFVRSIKFQNISDLVPLFEQRFGYSVSYAVLVRAIHVLGMRRRRGRFYS; from the coding sequence ATGCCAAAGTACAGTTTAGAAACTAAAAAAGCTGCACTGCAAATGTATAAAAAAACCGATTACAAAGTGGCTGTATGCAAAGAATTTGGCATCTCACGTGTCACTTTAGATGCCTGGATTCGTCTTGAAGAAGAAACCGGTGACGTGCTTCCAAAGCCTGCTAAAAATCGTGGTGCGCCGGGCCATATTAAAGACTGGAACGAATTTCAAGCATTTGTAAGATCAATAAAATTTCAAAATATCAGTGATTTGGTACCACTCTTTGAACAGCGCTTTGGTTACTCAGTTTCTTATGCGGTTCTGGTTCGTGCTATTCATGTTTTAGGCATGCGTCGCCGTCGTGGTCGCTTTTATTCTTAA
- a CDS encoding APC family permease codes for MEKVQSSFKKMSLWQVVIIGVAYMTPMVVFDTFGIVSGITEGRVPLAYILALVAMLLTAFSYARFARQTEKSGSAYTYTAESCGPKAGFFVGWCALMDYILLPLVNALLAGIYLEAIMPSVPYWAWVCIFTALVTLINCFRINILANLSIVFVVAPLLLMLVFIYLVVKGIGSEQGYEHVLTLTPLLNGDTSLLPLVAGAAILCFSFLGFDAVTTMSHETKEPKKNIPRAVMLTTLTGGVIFFSASWFIQLYFPTNVRFNNPDEALPEIVLYVGGALFQAIFLVAQIMNTFASGLATHASASRLIHIMGRDGIFHKGTFGQVHAKLGTPMYAVLTIGLISLMAIVLDLATVVSMVSFGALIAFTAVNFSVFMKFYVRDGQRRGFKNIFLNAVLPWLSVTVMMGLWFNLERVALICGCIWLAVGVLLFVYKRLRKQSIVISNAY; via the coding sequence ATGGAAAAAGTGCAAAGTTCGTTTAAAAAAATGTCGCTTTGGCAAGTAGTCATTATTGGCGTGGCTTATATGACCCCAATGGTGGTTTTTGATACGTTTGGGATCGTGTCAGGCATTACAGAAGGGCGTGTGCCACTGGCCTATATTTTGGCATTGGTTGCTATGTTGTTAACTGCATTTAGTTATGCACGCTTTGCTCGTCAAACTGAAAAATCAGGTTCAGCCTATACCTACACCGCAGAATCCTGTGGCCCGAAAGCGGGTTTCTTTGTTGGCTGGTGTGCATTGATGGACTACATTTTACTGCCATTGGTGAATGCTTTACTGGCGGGGATCTATCTTGAAGCGATTATGCCAAGTGTGCCGTATTGGGCATGGGTGTGTATCTTTACTGCCTTAGTCACGCTGATTAACTGTTTTAGAATTAATATCTTAGCTAATTTAAGCATTGTATTTGTGGTTGCACCACTGCTTCTGATGTTGGTGTTTATTTACCTTGTGGTCAAAGGCATTGGGTCAGAACAAGGCTATGAGCATGTTCTGACGCTGACACCACTATTGAATGGTGATACGAGTCTGTTACCATTGGTTGCAGGTGCAGCGATACTCTGTTTCTCTTTCTTGGGCTTCGATGCTGTGACTACCATGTCGCATGAAACCAAAGAGCCAAAGAAAAATATTCCGCGTGCAGTGATGCTGACAACGCTCACAGGCGGTGTGATTTTCTTCTCCGCATCATGGTTTATCCAGTTGTATTTCCCAACCAACGTGCGCTTTAACAATCCAGACGAAGCTTTACCTGAAATTGTGCTGTACGTGGGCGGGGCATTATTCCAAGCGATTTTCTTGGTCGCACAAATTATGAATACCTTTGCTTCAGGTTTAGCGACACATGCCAGTGCTTCACGTTTAATTCATATCATGGGGCGTGATGGCATTTTCCATAAAGGCACATTTGGGCAAGTGCATGCCAAATTAGGCACACCGATGTATGCGGTACTCACTATTGGTTTGATTTCCTTAATGGCGATTGTTTTAGATCTAGCAACTGTGGTGAGTATGGTGAGCTTTGGCGCATTAATCGCCTTTACCGCAGTTAACTTCTCGGTATTTATGAAATTCTACGTGCGAGATGGTCAGCGTCGAGGTTTTAAAAATATCTTCCTCAATGCGGTTCTACCGTGGTTGTCGGTCACGGTCATGATGGGGCTTTGGTTCAACCTCGAACGTGTTGCACTGATCTGTGGTTGCATCTGGTTGGCAGTGGGTGTGCTGTTATTTGTCTACAAACGATTACGTAAGCAAAGCATTGTGATTAGCAATGCCTATTAA
- a CDS encoding FAD-dependent oxidoreductase, producing MKRVSEMNKPKFVEDVEFRTSLNAQSGKEWNWLNPKHGNFEHPANYYESSLEIGHQFPALNADIECDVAVIGGGLLGASTALHLAEQGVDTVLVEKNRIGSAASGRNGGQLTPGLARWEASEMIEHFSYEDAKKLWHFTSTEAMSLIDQIADQYGLELQRKRGHITAAVHEGHLVGLTQGADARKFLGEDHTKIVGEHELKQHIASENYCGGLIDSLGGHIHPLALNRGLIYGFCKNGGQVFEQTEVIYVEERDDGIYVTTPSGVIKARKSVVMGVHHASFKLLQKNNQTTIPFYTYVCTTAPLEVDLKELLPSDAPVYDTQFQIDYYRGVSKNRLLFGGEGTGSCWNPEKTHQYLLGRIQHVFPQLKQVELDFVWSGTTDLTMNGAADSRKFGNKFPIYAVQGWSGHGVAQTVRIGKAIADDFCGKADDFNMLTTIQHQDILFGRALAPVVIPMAKTAYGLGALINPGKMVSF from the coding sequence ATGAAGCGAGTAAGTGAAATGAATAAGCCAAAATTTGTTGAAGATGTAGAATTTAGAACCAGCCTAAACGCACAAAGTGGCAAAGAGTGGAATTGGCTCAACCCAAAACATGGCAACTTTGAACATCCTGCAAATTACTATGAAAGTTCACTCGAAATTGGTCATCAATTTCCTGCGCTAAATGCAGACATCGAGTGTGATGTTGCCGTGATTGGTGGCGGACTACTCGGTGCTTCGACCGCATTGCATTTGGCAGAGCAAGGGGTAGACACGGTTTTGGTGGAAAAAAACCGAATTGGCAGTGCAGCATCAGGGCGTAATGGCGGACAGCTCACACCGGGGCTTGCGCGTTGGGAAGCATCGGAAATGATTGAACATTTCAGTTATGAAGATGCGAAAAAGCTGTGGCACTTTACTTCTACGGAAGCCATGTCTCTGATTGACCAAATCGCAGATCAATATGGTTTGGAGCTACAGCGTAAACGTGGACATATTACGGCTGCTGTACATGAAGGGCATTTGGTGGGGCTGACCCAAGGTGCAGATGCACGTAAGTTCTTAGGTGAAGATCACACTAAAATTGTCGGTGAGCATGAGCTGAAACAACACATCGCTTCTGAAAATTATTGTGGCGGTTTAATCGACTCACTTGGTGGTCATATCCATCCACTGGCACTCAACCGCGGTTTGATTTATGGCTTTTGCAAAAATGGCGGACAGGTGTTTGAACAAACAGAAGTGATTTATGTTGAAGAACGTGATGATGGTATTTATGTGACCACGCCATCGGGTGTGATTAAAGCGCGTAAGAGTGTCGTCATGGGCGTACACCATGCGTCATTTAAACTCTTGCAAAAGAACAATCAAACCACGATTCCATTTTATACCTATGTGTGTACTACAGCACCTTTGGAAGTCGATTTAAAAGAATTATTACCAAGTGATGCACCGGTTTACGATACCCAATTCCAAATTGATTATTATCGTGGGGTGTCTAAAAACCGTTTGCTGTTTGGTGGAGAGGGTACAGGTTCATGCTGGAATCCTGAAAAAACCCATCAATATTTATTGGGTCGAATTCAGCATGTGTTTCCACAATTGAAACAGGTCGAGCTTGATTTTGTTTGGAGTGGCACAACCGATCTCACGATGAATGGTGCGGCTGACAGTCGTAAGTTTGGCAATAAATTCCCGATCTATGCGGTGCAGGGGTGGAGTGGTCATGGTGTGGCACAAACGGTACGCATTGGTAAAGCCATTGCCGATGATTTCTGTGGCAAAGCCGATGACTTTAATATGCTGACCACTATTCAACATCAAGACATTTTGTTTGGTCGCGCTTTAGCGCCTGTGGTGATTCCGATGGCTAAAACCGCTTATGGCTTGGGGGCATTGATCAATCCGGGCAAAATGGTGTCGTTCTAA
- a CDS encoding DMT family transporter — translation MSTQLSQIPLWKSKLPQLSLILITIIWGTTFVVVKYGLSFASPVLFVALRFAAAAIAVTLISWKYLKGMTAFEIFAGAVIGLTIALGYGMQTVGLQTISSSESAFLTALYVPLVPILLWLLFRKKPHVMTWIGAGLAFLGLVFLTGNGFGAIQLSYGQLLTLLGSIAIALEIIFISYFAPKVNTRRVTVLQLIFASIFCFMFAPMIGETQLPEFHPHLIMILIGLGMASACIQLVMNWAQEMVDPSQAAIIYAGEPIWASLFGRLAGERLPALALLGGLLVVLGVIASEWKPKFLKQKVKEAVE, via the coding sequence ATGTCTACGCAACTCAGCCAAATCCCCCTGTGGAAATCCAAACTGCCGCAGCTTTCACTCATCCTGATCACCATCATTTGGGGTACAACCTTTGTGGTGGTGAAATATGGACTGAGCTTTGCAAGCCCAGTTCTGTTTGTCGCGCTACGTTTCGCGGCGGCAGCGATTGCGGTCACGCTGATTTCATGGAAATACTTAAAAGGCATGACTGCATTTGAAATCTTTGCAGGTGCAGTCATCGGTCTCACCATTGCCTTGGGCTATGGTATGCAAACAGTGGGCTTACAAACGATTAGTAGCAGTGAATCTGCATTTTTGACTGCACTCTATGTGCCCCTCGTGCCGATTTTATTGTGGTTATTGTTCCGTAAAAAACCGCATGTGATGACATGGATTGGCGCAGGCTTGGCTTTTTTAGGCTTAGTATTTTTAACCGGTAATGGCTTTGGTGCGATTCAACTAAGTTATGGACAACTGCTGACCCTTCTCGGCTCGATTGCGATTGCACTTGAGATTATTTTTATCAGTTATTTTGCACCTAAAGTGAATACACGGCGCGTGACTGTCTTACAGCTGATTTTTGCATCGATATTCTGTTTTATGTTTGCGCCGATGATTGGTGAAACACAACTGCCTGAGTTCCATCCACATTTGATCATGATTTTGATTGGACTGGGCATGGCGAGTGCCTGTATTCAATTGGTGATGAACTGGGCACAAGAAATGGTTGATCCATCTCAAGCCGCGATTATTTATGCGGGTGAACCAATTTGGGCCAGCCTATTTGGACGACTTGCTGGCGAACGCTTACCTGCACTGGCACTATTGGGTGGTTTGTTGGTGGTGCTTGGCGTGATTGCCAGTGAATGGAAACCGAAGTTTTTAAAGCAAAAAGTGAAAGAGGCTGTTGAATAA
- the hisA gene encoding 1-(5-phosphoribosyl)-5-[(5-phosphoribosylamino)methylideneamino]imidazole-4-carboxamide isomerase, giving the protein MLIIPAIDLKDGKCVRLKQGRMEDDTVFSDDPVATAQHWVNEGARRLHLVDLNGAFAGTPIHKPVVEAIAKAQPNLPIQIGGGIRSLETIEHYLDAGVSYVIIGTKAVQNPEFVEEACQKFAGHIIVGIDAMNGMVATDGWANVTDVKATELAKRFADAGVSSIVYTDIARDGMMQGVNIEQTVNLATYSGLPVIASGGVTNIDDVHGLKGQPGILGAITGRAIYEGTLNLREAQAVLDA; this is encoded by the coding sequence ATGCTGATCATCCCTGCAATTGACCTGAAAGATGGCAAATGTGTCCGTTTAAAACAAGGTCGTATGGAAGACGATACTGTATTTTCTGATGATCCAGTGGCAACAGCACAGCATTGGGTAAATGAAGGCGCACGTCGTCTACATTTGGTTGATCTGAATGGTGCTTTCGCAGGTACACCGATCCATAAGCCTGTGGTTGAAGCAATTGCTAAGGCGCAACCAAACCTGCCAATTCAAATTGGTGGTGGTATTCGCTCACTTGAAACCATCGAGCACTACCTAGATGCTGGCGTGTCTTATGTGATCATTGGTACTAAAGCAGTTCAAAACCCAGAATTTGTTGAAGAAGCATGTCAAAAATTCGCGGGTCACATCATTGTTGGGATCGATGCCATGAATGGCATGGTGGCAACGGATGGTTGGGCAAATGTCACTGACGTGAAAGCAACTGAACTTGCGAAACGTTTTGCAGACGCTGGCGTATCAAGCATTGTTTATACTGACATCGCACGTGACGGCATGATGCAAGGTGTAAACATCGAACAAACGGTTAATCTTGCGACTTACTCAGGTCTACCAGTGATTGCTTCTGGTGGCGTGACCAATATTGATGACGTACACGGCTTAAAAGGTCAACCAGGTATTCTGGGTGCGATCACAGGTCGTGCGATCTATGAAGGCACTTTAAACCTTCGTGAAGCACAAGCTGTGCTAGATGCTTAA
- a CDS encoding 3'-5' exonuclease yields MDALHSPILPTKEEIATLQRFQNISSEKIIVIQTLQQAEVLRKELEQVQVFGFDSESKPIFKVGEQSTGPHLIQLATRERAYLFQMNTELWQFLQPIFANPNQIKAGFGLKNDRHLFRKKGIELNGVLELSKCFGSFGFKQAVGVRNAMALLFQVNFPKSKKISTSNWAARKLSQAQIEYAAADAYACILILEELWQRKLLSRELKLS; encoded by the coding sequence ATGGATGCCCTTCATTCTCCAATTTTACCCACCAAAGAAGAAATCGCCACACTTCAACGATTTCAGAATATCTCTTCTGAAAAAATTATTGTGATTCAGACGCTTCAACAGGCAGAAGTATTACGTAAAGAACTTGAACAAGTACAAGTCTTTGGCTTTGATTCAGAATCCAAGCCCATATTTAAAGTCGGTGAACAGTCCACAGGACCGCATTTGATTCAGTTAGCTACTCGAGAAAGAGCATATTTATTTCAAATGAATACTGAGCTATGGCAGTTTTTACAGCCCATATTTGCCAATCCCAATCAGATAAAAGCGGGCTTTGGCTTAAAAAATGACAGGCATCTGTTCCGTAAAAAAGGCATTGAACTGAATGGAGTACTGGAACTCTCCAAATGCTTTGGCAGTTTTGGGTTCAAGCAGGCTGTTGGGGTCAGAAATGCAATGGCACTCCTGTTCCAGGTGAATTTTCCAAAGTCGAAAAAAATCAGTACCTCGAACTGGGCAGCACGGAAACTCAGTCAGGCTCAAATTGAATACGCAGCCGCGGATGCTTATGCCTGCATTTTGATTCTAGAAGAACTTTGGCAACGGAAACTCCTAAGCCGAGAATTGAAACTTTCCTAA
- a CDS encoding DUF805 domain-containing protein, with protein sequence MSNLNDSALNAGGRFGRRSYLAWNMLMGFCLMFVGILAAVILPGANPFLSPDGSLPMLSLVVMGLIYIAVIYFSIIFLIRRLHDRNHSGWLSLLMLVPIANILFALYALFAPGNRDSNQFGHPRTTRGWENVLAILYILLIVLGIAAAMAVPSYQDYVNRAKQAAVQQH encoded by the coding sequence ATGAGTAACTTAAATGATTCTGCTTTAAATGCAGGGGGACGTTTTGGGCGTCGTTCATATCTGGCCTGGAATATGCTGATGGGCTTTTGTTTGATGTTTGTCGGTATTTTAGCTGCTGTCATTCTACCAGGTGCAAATCCATTTCTGAGTCCAGATGGCTCCTTGCCTATGCTATCACTGGTAGTCATGGGATTAATTTATATTGCAGTAATTTATTTCAGTATCATCTTTTTAATTCGTCGCCTGCATGACCGAAACCATAGCGGCTGGCTGTCTTTGCTGATGCTGGTACCTATCGCCAATATTTTATTTGCCTTGTATGCCCTGTTTGCCCCAGGTAACCGTGACAGCAACCAGTTTGGACACCCCCGTACCACACGTGGCTGGGAAAATGTACTGGCGATTCTTTATATTCTGCTGATTGTTTTGGGGATTGCAGCAGCGATGGCGGTTCCGTCTTATCAGGACTATGTCAACCGTGCAAAACAGGCGGCTGTGCAACAGCACTAA